The nucleotide sequence ACCTATTTGATCAAGAAACAAACAGCAAATTGAACCAGACTCCTTCCAAAGATAGTGAGGTGTTGTTCATTTTTTTTAGAGGTAAAACATCTGCAGTCTACGGACCACATCTGCATACCTCTGtagcagaagaggtggaccatACCTCTACAGTCTACAAGAAGaagattgtttgttttttaacttttgcAAACAATCAAGAACAAACATCATAAAAAACAATCAAGAACAAACATCATAAAAAACAATCAAGAACTAACATCATAAAAGAACAGGGTAAAAAGAAACAGTCGTTTAATCTCTCGGTTATCAaattaacaaaaacaaacaaaaaacttATGGAATTAAATGTTAAACAAAAAGCTCATCGGATAGGAACGAAAGACCAATAAAAGATTTATAATCACAATATATTGTCATTTGAACTATGCAAATGATCATCACTTCAGCTTCTCGATTCaaatttaaaaattaaataaaaaataaaagagaaaaaagacAGAAATCATAAATCACTATTTGTTTAAAAATCAATGAAAAACGATGGGCCTCATAGATTAGATTTAACAACATAGTATGATTCAGACATATCCTTGTCATTTATTTTGAATTTAATCATCGGCCAAACAAATCGAAAGTAAAAAACGGacctaaaaaataaaattaaacgaacttaaaataataaagaaaacGGTGTGCGACGGCGggggtggtggaggtggagggaGGAAGCCGGCGGCGATGCAGGGGTGGTGGAGGAGAAGAAGGTTTGCTAGGGTTTTGAATGTGTGTTTTTGTGATATGAGGGTAAAAAGAAAGGGAAGAAGAGTTTTGAAGAGCCTCTCCCACATCTGCACCAATAAGaggatttttttttgaacgacgaaaattctatatatatatatatatatatatatatatatatatatagagagagagagagagagagagagagagagagagaacccaGCAAGGAGCTGGAAAAAGAACAGTCGAAAAACACAACACCACCAACAAAAACTAGACAGACAAAAAAGAAGGAGATTACAGCAAATCAAAAATGTCGAAATCGATCCATTTCTTCCATTCCAGGGCATTCGACTTCCTCCTATGACAGATCCACAGGTATGAATCTTCCTTGATCAATTCCACGCTTCTGCTGACGGGGACAAAGGCTCCATCAAACGTTTTCTTTATTACGTGCCATCCAAATCCTCCAAACAGTAGCTAGAATAACGAGGAGCACCGTTTTCCTCCACTTACTTGAACCCGGACTATGCTTGATATACTCGAAGATAGCCGCGAGCGAAGAAGCCGCCAGCGGGAACGGGACTCTAATCCACGCAAAAATATTCCACCAAATACTTCTGGCGAATAAGCAAGAAGCAAAAAGATGATCGACATCCTCAATCCCGATCCCGCATCTATCGCACATGTTGTTCGGAATGCTCACTCCTCTTTCAATTAATCCAACTTTAGAAGCCACTTTGCCCATTAGTGCGCGCCAAGCCAGGAAGTTAACCTTCAAAGCTGCCCAGTTATTCCAATCGAACGGCTGAACAAAACTTTGAAGCGTTGTCTGATCAACAAGTTGCTTTCTAACATCCTTAACCGAGAACGGAACACCTTCAGAATTCTCGAAATTCCATTGGTCCTTCGAATCGGAGATCTGAGTCTGGTGAAGAACAGTCAAGAGGGATCCCGTTTGTACCCATTCGGACACCGACGCAGGGTTTCTCAACCAATCCCAGGCCCACTGTGTGTTGTTTCGGCCCAAAAAACAGTCCGCCACCAGACCGTTCTTGTTCTTTGCCAGCTGGTATATAGCAGGGTAACTACCTTTTAAAGTGGACTGACCGATCCAGACGTCCTTCCAGAACCGAGTACCCGACCCGTCTCCCACCTTGACTCTTAATTTGTTTTTAATGCTGATTCCTTCTTTGACTAACACCTCGTCCATAGTAGCTATGTCCTTCCAAATACCCGTTATCGATTTCTTGATGGGAACCAGCTTGCTATCGGTCCTCGATCTGTGAATCGAATAGATAACCTTAGCCCACAGTTAAGTAGGATCGTCCCTCAGCCTCCACCACCACTTAACAAGCATGGCTAAGTTAAAATCCCTAATTCCACCCACCCCCAAACTACCTCTGTCTTTCGGCTTGATTAGCCTATCCCACCGCACCCATCTCATCTTGTGCGAATTGCCATTTTTTCTCCAGATGAAGTCTCTCCGAATCCTCTCTAATCTCTTCAAAACCGACTGAGGGGCCTTAAAAATCGATAAGTAGTAAGAAGGGAGGCTGCCTAATACGGATTTTGCGAGAGTTACTCTACCAACGAAGGATAAGGATTTCGCTTTCCAAGAAGCGAGCCTTTTGGAAAATTTATCGATGATCGGGATCCATCTGCTTGCGATCATCATATTAGCCCCTATCGGAATGCCGAGATACTCAAAAGGTAACGAACCTTCCTTGCAATTGAGGATCCTGGCCATTCTACTTACCTCCGAGTCACCGACACCGACACCGATCAAGTTACATTTTTTGGCGTTAATATTGAGACTCGAGACCAAGCCAAAGCAGCGAAGCAGACGACTGAGAGCTATGACGTTTTATTCAGACCATTCACCAATAAAAAGCACCAATAAGAGGATGTACAAAtgttttttaatgaaatgtcttcacgaaaacaaacagtcttcaaacCTCAATGTCTACGCGTGGTCTGCGCGACGTAGACATAAGAGGCCAGGAAGCTTTTCTCTAAAAaaacaaacagcccctgaatCTTGAACTCTAATTAGAATATCTGTTGAAGACATGCTAACATCCATTCAAGCCTTGGAAACCACTGTTGAAGAAAA is from Helianthus annuus cultivar XRQ/B chromosome 9, HanXRQr2.0-SUNRISE, whole genome shotgun sequence and encodes:
- the LOC110876808 gene encoding uncharacterized protein LOC110876808, with the translated sequence MDEVLVKEGISIKNKLRVKVGDGSGTRFWKDVWIGQSTLKGSYPAIYQLAKNKNGLVADCFLGRNNTQWAWDWLRNPASVSEWVQTGSLLTVLHQTQISDSKDQWNFENSEGVPFSVKDVRKQLVDQTTLQSFVQPFDWNNWAALKVNFLAWRALMGKVASKVGLIERGVSIPNNMCDRCGIGIEDVDHLFASCLFARSIWWNIFAWIRVPFPLAASSLAAIFEYIKHSPGSSKWRKTVLLVILATVWRIWMARNKENV